The Streptomyces sp. WZ-12 genome segment ATCACGGCTGGCCCGCCCACCATGGTGCGCAGCGTGCTCTCGTGGATCACGCACCAATACTCGGGCCGGTGCGGGCCGTTGAGGATCTCGGCTCGCTCTATACGAGCTGCAACCATCTCCTCGACGTACTCGTCGGTGACGAACGGGTTGGCCGCGATGGTGACGGTCCGGGCGTACTCGGGCGTCTGCAGGAGTCCTGGGATCACCGACGGCGCGAACTCGCAGATCTTCGTGGCCTGCCGCTCAAGATCCACGACTCTCGCGAAGTAATCCGCATACCGCTGATCATCAATCAGCTTGCGCCACGTGCGCTCGAAAAAACCGTCGGTTTGTAGAACCTGGTCGATGCGGATCGCCACATCGAGTTGGGGGCGGCGGATCGCCTGCTCGAACTGGCCGATATAGCCGCCGGATACGAAGACCTTCTCTCCTAACATGTCCTGCGTCAGACCGGCGTTCTCCCGGTGGCGCTTGAGTTCCGCTCCCCAATACTCCCAGAGCACCTGGCGTGAGGCGTTGGCCATGGTTAACTTCCTATCCCTGCCCGGTAGTTGCAGCGCTCGCCTGCTTGCCCAGGCTAGCCCCGCGCCGGCACGCTTTCGCTGCGAACGGTGAAAAAGACTCGGCGCGGAAAGTGGTGACGATGGGGAAAGAACTGACCGAAGTGGAAAGCGCGCTCACGGAATTGCGCGAGGCTTTGGCCCGAGCTGGCATCATTTTGCCGTCGCTCGGCCTCGACCCGGTTTCGTACGCGCACCGCACCATGCCGCCCCTGGTGGAATTGGGGCGCTGCAATACCGACACCGCCCGTCGGCTGGCCAAGGCGTTGGGGGAGCGGTGAGGGCGGCGGTGGTGGTCCCGGCGTTCGGGGCGTACGTCGTGGACGTCCGGGACGGGCGGGTCGGGCAGGTGGTGGGGCGGGCCGGGGTCGGCCTCCGGCTGCGGCCGGTCGGGGGCGGCCGGGAGTGGGACTGCGCCCCCGAGGCGACCCGGTGCGCCACCGTCGCCGAGCGGCTGCGGGCGGACACCGCGTACGCCAACGCCCGCAGTCGCGGGGAGCGGGCCTGGTGAACGGGCGCGGCCCGAGCCGCGGGACGGGCGGGGCCGGTGGTGCGCGAGAATGGCCGTATGACTCTGTTCCGCGACGACGGCATCGTGCTGCGCACCCAGAAGCTGGGTGAGGCGGACCGGATCATCACCCTGCTCACCCGCGGCAACGGCCGGGTACGGGCGGTGGCGCGGGGCGTGCGGCGGACGAAGTCGAAGTTCGGCGCCAGGTTGGAGCCGTTCTCCCATGTGGACGTGCAGTTCTTCGCACGCGGCGGGGAGCTGATCGGGCGCGGGCTGCCGCTGTGCACGCAGAGCGAGACGATCGCTGCGTACGGTGGTGCGATCGTCACCGACTACGCCCGCTACACGGCTGGCACGGCCATGTTGGAGACCGCCGAGCGGTTCACCGACCACGAGGGCGAGCCGGCCGTCCAGCAGTACCTGCTGCTGGTCGGCGGGTTGCGGACGCTGGCCAACGGGGAGCACGCCCCGCACCTGGTGCTGGACGCGTTCCTGCTGCGCTCGCTGGCGGTGAACGGTTATGCGCCGAGTTTCGACTCCTGCGCGCGGTGCGGAATGCCCGGTCCGAACCGGTTCTTCTCGGTGGCGTCGGGCGGGGTGGTGTGCGGTGACTGCCGGGTGCCCGGAAGCGTCGTACCCTCCTCAGAGGCCATCGGGCTCCTGGGCGCGCTGCTGACCGGCGACTGGGAGACCGCGGACACCTGTGAGGCGCGGCATGTCCGGGAGGGCAGCGGCCTCGTCGCGGCGTATCTGCACTGGCACTTGGAGCGCGGTCTGCGGTCCCTCCGCTATGTGGAGAAA includes the following:
- the recO gene encoding DNA repair protein RecO, producing the protein MTLFRDDGIVLRTQKLGEADRIITLLTRGNGRVRAVARGVRRTKSKFGARLEPFSHVDVQFFARGGELIGRGLPLCTQSETIAAYGGAIVTDYARYTAGTAMLETAERFTDHEGEPAVQQYLLLVGGLRTLANGEHAPHLVLDAFLLRSLAVNGYAPSFDSCARCGMPGPNRFFSVASGGVVCGDCRVPGSVVPSSEAIGLLGALLTGDWETADTCEARHVREGSGLVAAYLHWHLERGLRSLRYVEK
- a CDS encoding helix-turn-helix domain-containing protein, yielding MANASRQVLWEYWGAELKRHRENAGLTQDMLGEKVFVSGGYIGQFEQAIRRPQLDVAIRIDQVLQTDGFFERTWRKLIDDQRYADYFARVVDLERQATKICEFAPSVIPGLLQTPEYARTVTIAANPFVTDEYVEEMVAARIERAEILNGPHRPEYWCVIHESTLRTMVGGPAVMAGQLDHLARLVRERGILAQVLPHEEGAYAAMTGDVRLMEFDDAPPTAYTETAFSGTLLDDPAVVKRAQRAYDLIRATALSPKASLALIESAAEEYRQCASAT